TACAACGAGCTTTGGGCGGCGATATGCGCAAAATGGGCGCCTTTCGCTTCGCAGCATTGGTTGTGCGATTGGCAATGGCGGTTGTCGTTCTGCACGGATTGGAGATTCTGCTGTGGGCGACGTTCTATCGTTGGCGTTGCTTGCCATCGTGGGACTCGGCGATCTACTTCTCCGCGAGTAGTTATTCCACGCTCGGATGCAACGACGTTAGTCTTCCATCGCAGTGGCGCACGCTTGGGCCGCTCGAGAGCATCATCGGCGTGTTGATGTGCGGCATATCGGCGAGTCTTCTATTTGCGATTGTCACTCGGCTCATTAACCGCGAGGAACGACCTTCGCATAAAGAACACGGAGCTGGCGTTTATCTGTTCTCCACGTATGTGCCTCCAGTGGTTGAGGGATGCCGGAAAGGAGATAGCAATGAGTAGTGCAACAACGATCTCCGTTGAAAATGCAAGCGGGACGCTGGAGGTCAACCCATGGCTCATCGGGGTTGTGGTCTCCCTCGCTGCATTCATGGAGGTACTCGACACAAGCATTGCCAATGTTGCACTCCCACACATCGCAGGCAGCATGGGGGCAAGCAATGACGAGAGCACCTGGGTATTGACTAGCTATCTCGTGTCTAACGCCATCGTGCTTCCCATCAGCGGTTTCTTAGTCAGCCTGCTTGGTCGAAAACGTTTTTTCTTGATCTGCATCACCTTCTTCACCGTCAGCTCGTTCCTGTGTGGGTTGGCGCCGAGTCTCGGCCTTCTGCTCCTCTTCCGCGTGCTACAGGGTGCATTTGGAGGCGGACTGCAACCGATGACGCAAGCAATTCTCGCGGATACGTTCCCTCCCGAGAAGCGTGGATTGGCTTTCGCTCTATATGGCGTGACGGCCATCTGTGCCCCTGCAATCGGTCCGACGTTAGGGGGATGGCTCACGGACAACTATTCCTGGCGTTGGATTTTTTATATCAATGTACCCGTAGGAGTTCTGGCAGTCATCCTCGTTTCGCAACTCGTCAAAGATCCGCCCTACTTGGTCCGAAAGAAGGGTCGGGAGGCGAGTTTCGATTTCGTAGGGTTCGGCATCTTAGCCATCGCTGTCGGGGCTTTACAGATCGCTCTCGACAAAGGACAAGAGGACGATTGGTTCGGATCTCATTTCATCACAACGCTGCTGATTAT
The sequence above is a segment of the Acidicapsa acidisoli genome. Coding sequences within it:
- a CDS encoding potassium channel family protein, translated to QRALGGDMRKMGAFRFAALVVRLAMAVVVLHGLEILLWATFYRWRCLPSWDSAIYFSASSYSTLGCNDVSLPSQWRTLGPLESIIGVLMCGISASLLFAIVTRLINREERPSHKEHGAGVYLFSTYVPPVVEGCRKGDSNE